In the Synechococcus sp. UW69 genome, one interval contains:
- a CDS encoding DUF2301 domain-containing membrane protein, with protein MTSADPTFDGVYGTYSITDIDRQEVRSYRIALLITGLSLAAGLLQWWQIGSTWAWVWVLPIATALGLSLRWIHIYLRPLHRALQLFWLTGCIGWGALLMHAGPSTALATLRDQPLWILAVGPLFAALAGIGFKEFFCFQRPEAIGLTLLLPAALLGHLLGLISGSFCLVLLESAALLLVLLALRKFGMDAAADVGDKSVFAYLDGQLPAGTP; from the coding sequence ATGACCAGCGCAGATCCAACCTTTGACGGTGTCTACGGCACCTACTCCATCACAGATATCGACCGCCAGGAGGTGCGTTCCTATCGGATCGCCCTGTTGATCACTGGCCTCAGCCTGGCCGCAGGACTGCTGCAGTGGTGGCAAATCGGAAGCACCTGGGCTTGGGTCTGGGTGCTTCCAATCGCCACTGCACTGGGGCTGTCCCTGCGTTGGATTCACATCTATCTCCGCCCTCTGCACCGCGCTCTTCAACTGTTTTGGCTCACCGGTTGCATCGGTTGGGGCGCCCTGCTGATGCATGCAGGACCCTCCACAGCCCTTGCCACCCTGCGAGATCAGCCGTTGTGGATCCTGGCCGTCGGCCCCCTGTTCGCAGCCTTGGCAGGGATCGGCTTCAAAGAGTTTTTCTGCTTCCAAAGACCCGAAGCCATCGGTCTGACCTTGCTGCTGCCAGCAGCACTGCTGGGACATCTGCTGGGGCTGATCAGCGGGTCTTTCTGCCTGGTCTTGTTGGAGAGTGCAGCGTTGCTGCTGGTGCTGCTGGCCCTGCGGAAATTCGGCATGGATGCGGCAGCAGATGTGGGCGATAAGAGTGTGTTTGCTTATCTGGACGGTCAACTGCCAGCAGGCACGCCGTGA
- a CDS encoding ABC-F family ATP-binding cassette domain-containing protein encodes MSLISLVGAAKDFGIRTLFSGLDLHIGEGERLGLIGPNGSGKSTLLKVLAGKEPLGEGERRCSPRLRVELVGQESRITPGLSVLEQVLEGCGAKRDLLLRFSSLSDAVATDPSNEALLSELGQLSQRMDEEEAWSLEQQCREVLQKLGISDLQRPVDDLSGGYRKRVGLASALVACPDVLLLDEPTNHLDAAAVEWLQSWLDRYPGALVLVTHDRYVLDRVTRRMVEVDRSQARTYQGNYSTFLQHKAEEDASEAASAAKFKSVLRRELAWLRQGPKARSTKQKARLQRIEAMREQKPNQAKAKLEMNGISRRIGKQVIEAEAVGVTADGSSEGHLLLDGFSYSFSPEDRIGIIGPNGSGKSTLLDLIAGRREPTQGSLRLGETVHIGYLDQHTDAFDQGKGLERKVIEFVEEAASRIDLGGEQVTASQLLERFLFPPAQQHSPLAKLSGGERRRLTLCRMLIQAPNVLLLDEPTNDLDVQTLSVLEDFLEDFRGCVIVVSHDRYFLDRTVDRLFSFEEGRLNRFEGNYSAFLERQRQEERNQNVVSKPSAPKQERSRETKREGPRRRNFKENKELARLDQQLPELELQKGNLEQQMTREGADMAKLSLDLADLISRIEQAEERWLELSELAP; translated from the coding sequence GTGAGTCTGATCAGCCTGGTGGGTGCCGCCAAGGATTTTGGAATCCGCACCCTCTTCTCCGGCCTCGATCTCCACATCGGGGAAGGTGAAAGGCTGGGGCTAATCGGCCCCAATGGCAGCGGCAAATCCACCCTGTTGAAAGTTCTGGCGGGGAAGGAGCCGCTCGGTGAGGGGGAACGACGCTGTTCACCCCGGCTTCGAGTGGAGCTGGTGGGCCAGGAGAGTCGCATCACCCCTGGGCTATCTGTGCTGGAACAGGTGCTGGAAGGCTGCGGTGCCAAACGGGATCTGCTGTTGCGATTCAGCTCCCTCAGCGACGCGGTTGCCACAGACCCCAGCAATGAAGCTCTGCTCTCGGAGCTGGGTCAGCTCAGCCAACGGATGGATGAAGAGGAAGCCTGGAGCCTGGAGCAGCAATGCCGGGAAGTGCTGCAAAAATTAGGCATCAGCGATCTCCAACGCCCGGTCGACGACCTCTCCGGGGGCTATCGCAAACGGGTGGGACTGGCGTCAGCCCTGGTGGCCTGCCCAGATGTGCTGTTGCTGGATGAACCCACCAACCATCTCGATGCCGCCGCGGTGGAGTGGTTACAGAGCTGGCTGGATCGCTATCCAGGCGCCCTGGTGCTGGTCACCCATGACCGCTACGTGCTCGATCGGGTGACACGGCGAATGGTGGAGGTCGACCGAAGTCAAGCGCGCACCTACCAGGGGAACTACAGCACCTTTCTGCAACACAAAGCAGAAGAAGACGCCTCGGAAGCGGCGTCAGCGGCCAAGTTCAAAAGTGTGCTGCGCCGTGAACTGGCATGGCTACGGCAGGGGCCCAAGGCCCGCAGCACCAAACAAAAAGCGCGCTTGCAACGCATCGAAGCGATGCGCGAGCAGAAACCGAACCAGGCCAAGGCGAAGCTCGAGATGAACGGCATCAGCCGTCGCATCGGAAAACAGGTCATTGAAGCCGAGGCGGTTGGCGTGACAGCCGATGGCTCCAGCGAAGGCCATCTTCTGCTGGATGGCTTCAGCTACAGCTTCAGCCCAGAAGACCGCATTGGCATCATCGGCCCCAACGGCAGCGGCAAATCCACCTTGCTCGATCTCATCGCTGGACGGAGAGAGCCCACCCAGGGGTCTCTGCGCCTTGGGGAAACCGTTCACATCGGCTACCTGGACCAGCACACCGACGCCTTCGACCAAGGCAAAGGACTCGAACGCAAGGTGATCGAATTTGTCGAGGAAGCGGCCAGCCGTATCGATCTGGGGGGTGAGCAGGTCACCGCATCACAACTGCTGGAACGCTTTCTGTTTCCACCCGCCCAGCAGCACAGCCCCTTGGCCAAGCTCTCTGGAGGCGAGCGCCGGCGACTCACCCTCTGCCGAATGCTGATCCAGGCGCCCAACGTGCTGCTGCTGGACGAACCCACCAACGATCTCGATGTCCAAACCCTCAGTGTTCTCGAAGACTTTCTCGAGGACTTCCGGGGCTGCGTGATTGTTGTCTCCCATGACCGTTACTTCCTCGATCGCACCGTCGATCGTTTGTTCTCCTTTGAAGAAGGACGGCTGAACCGTTTTGAAGGGAACTACAGCGCGTTTCTTGAGCGGCAACGCCAAGAGGAACGGAACCAGAACGTGGTGTCCAAACCCTCGGCCCCAAAACAGGAACGCAGCCGCGAGACCAAGCGCGAGGGCCCGCGTCGTCGGAACTTCAAGGAAAACAAGGAGCTTGCTCGTCTTGACCAACAGCTCCCAGAACTGGAGCTGCAGAAAGGCAATCTTGAACAGCAAATGACACGAGAGGGTGCTGATATGGCGAAGCTGAGCCTGGATTTGGCTGATCTAATCTCCCGAATCGAACAGGCCGAAGAACGCTGGTTGGAACTCAGCGAATTAGCGCCATGA
- a CDS encoding CP12 domain-containing protein has translation MKSIEEHIQKDQSEIQAAKAAGDDAKVRHLTEELKSLEEYKEHHPGDSHDPTSLELHCEANPDADECRVYDD, from the coding sequence ATGAAGTCCATCGAAGAGCACATCCAGAAGGATCAATCGGAGATCCAAGCAGCCAAAGCTGCTGGAGACGATGCCAAGGTTCGTCACCTCACCGAAGAGCTCAAGTCGCTGGAGGAATACAAGGAGCATCACCCCGGCGACAGCCACGACCCCACCTCCCTTGAGCTGCATTGCGAGGCCAATCCCGATGCAGATGAGTGCCGCGTCTACGACGACTAA
- a CDS encoding ABC transporter ATP-binding protein, whose product MAGVRFEDLSKTYPARGGGDPVEVIRQLNLTIQNGEFLVLVGPSGCGKSTLLRLLAGLDRPTSGEIRIGTRPISDVPPARRNVAMVFQSYALYPHLNVRDNLSFGLRRSQSRSTLQRIQDQAFRATRSLPNPLRVRSVREQRIETRIDTVAKSLELTELLDRWPKELSGGQKQRVALGRAMARNPEVFLMDEPLSNLDAKLRTSTRQRIVELQRELGTTTVYVTHDQVEAMTMGHRIAVLNQGRLQQLGTPMELYQWPSNIFVAQFIGSPPMCLMPVTVGPNATLILGGKRIQVEGEMMEQLLRREGQNLTAGLRPEHWHLAPATNRNLKAKVSHCERLGNEQILTCRLEDGGHLIQVRSTPEVNVNPGDQINLESDPTGWRLFDDDGEAIRDQQLSAL is encoded by the coding sequence TTGGCCGGCGTCCGTTTCGAAGACCTCAGCAAGACCTACCCAGCACGCGGCGGTGGGGATCCCGTTGAAGTGATTCGTCAGTTGAATCTGACAATCCAAAATGGCGAATTCTTGGTGCTGGTCGGCCCCTCGGGTTGCGGCAAAAGCACCTTGCTCCGACTCCTCGCTGGTCTTGACAGGCCCACAAGCGGCGAGATCAGGATCGGAACCCGGCCCATCAGCGATGTGCCGCCTGCGCGCCGCAACGTCGCGATGGTGTTCCAGAGCTACGCGCTCTACCCGCATCTCAATGTGCGGGACAACCTCAGCTTCGGCCTACGAAGAAGCCAATCGAGATCCACACTCCAACGCATCCAGGATCAAGCCTTTCGAGCCACGCGATCGTTACCAAATCCACTGCGTGTGCGATCTGTCAGGGAGCAAAGGATCGAGACCAGGATTGACACCGTCGCTAAATCACTGGAATTGACTGAGTTGCTCGACAGATGGCCGAAGGAACTGTCTGGTGGCCAAAAACAACGGGTCGCCCTCGGACGGGCCATGGCGCGAAATCCTGAGGTGTTCCTAATGGATGAACCCCTCAGCAATCTGGACGCCAAGCTCAGAACGAGCACGCGTCAAAGGATTGTCGAACTGCAGCGAGAACTGGGGACAACAACTGTTTATGTCACCCATGACCAAGTCGAAGCTATGACCATGGGACACCGCATCGCGGTACTAAACCAAGGGCGATTGCAACAACTTGGGACGCCCATGGAGTTGTACCAATGGCCCTCCAATATCTTCGTCGCCCAATTCATAGGGAGCCCACCGATGTGCCTAATGCCAGTCACTGTGGGACCGAACGCAACCCTCATCCTGGGCGGGAAACGCATACAAGTTGAGGGGGAAATGATGGAGCAATTGCTTCGAAGAGAAGGCCAAAATCTCACTGCCGGATTGAGACCAGAACATTGGCATCTGGCACCCGCAACGAACAGAAACCTAAAAGCAAAAGTGAGCCATTGCGAACGTCTTGGTAATGAACAGATCTTGACGTGCCGACTCGAAGATGGAGGGCATCTAATACAAGTAAGAAGCACTCCGGAGGTCAATGTGAACCCAGGCGATCAAATCAACCTGGAATCTGATCCAACCGGATGGAGACTCTTTGATGACGATGGAGAAGCGATCCGAGACCAACAGTTATCGGCGCTTTAA
- a CDS encoding VOC family protein, protein MATVDQSTGVDRLGHVAIRVENVDRAVAFYTDLGMRLVWRADDWCYLEAGEGRDGLALLGPDYKAAGPHFAFHFRDRAEVDVIHDRLKSQGVHVGAVHDHRDGTASFYLKDPEGNWLEMLYEPPGGIPSNCS, encoded by the coding sequence ATGGCAACAGTTGATCAATCGACGGGTGTGGATCGCCTCGGGCACGTGGCGATCCGCGTTGAGAATGTTGATCGGGCTGTTGCCTTCTACACCGATTTGGGGATGCGCCTGGTCTGGCGCGCCGACGATTGGTGCTACCTGGAAGCCGGGGAAGGTCGCGATGGACTCGCCTTGTTAGGCCCGGATTACAAGGCCGCTGGCCCACATTTCGCCTTCCATTTTCGCGATCGTGCTGAGGTTGATGTGATTCACGACCGTCTCAAATCGCAGGGTGTGCACGTTGGTGCCGTCCATGACCACCGCGACGGTACGGCGTCTTTTTATCTAAAAGATCCGGAAGGCAACTGGCTCGAAATGCTTTATGAACCCCCCGGTGGCATCCCCTCCAATTGCAGTTGA
- the hemB gene encoding porphobilinogen synthase encodes MELTYRPRRLRRTPALRAMVREHSLSAADFIYPLFVHEGTEVEPIGAMPGASRWSLASLTGEVQRAYDLGVRCIVLFPKVSEGLKTEDGAECFNANGLIPRAIRQIKQAIPEMAIMTDVALDPYSCDGHDGIVSQDGVVLNDETIELLCKQAVVQAEAGADLIGPSDMMDGRVGAIREALDDEGFEHVGIISYTAKYSSAYYGPFREALDSAPRAAGSKPIPKNKDTYQMDPANAREAITEAQLDEQEGADIMMVKPGLAYLDIIHRLRQESELPIAAYNVSGEYSMVKAAAERGWIDEKAVVLETLLSFKRAGADLILTYHACDAAAWLKEA; translated from the coding sequence ACCCGCGCTGCGCGCCATGGTGCGTGAGCACAGCCTCTCGGCTGCAGACTTCATTTATCCCCTCTTTGTGCATGAAGGCACCGAGGTGGAGCCGATCGGTGCGATGCCAGGTGCCAGCCGTTGGAGTCTGGCCTCCCTCACCGGAGAAGTTCAGCGCGCTTACGACCTTGGGGTGCGATGCATCGTTCTCTTCCCGAAGGTCTCGGAGGGGTTGAAAACAGAAGATGGTGCTGAGTGTTTCAACGCCAACGGCTTGATTCCGCGCGCGATTCGCCAGATCAAACAAGCCATTCCAGAGATGGCGATCATGACCGATGTCGCCCTGGATCCCTACTCCTGTGATGGTCATGACGGGATCGTCAGTCAGGACGGAGTCGTGCTCAACGACGAGACCATTGAACTGCTCTGCAAGCAGGCGGTTGTGCAGGCTGAAGCGGGTGCTGATCTGATCGGTCCCAGCGACATGATGGATGGCCGCGTTGGAGCCATCCGTGAAGCCCTCGACGATGAAGGCTTCGAACATGTGGGGATCATCAGCTACACAGCGAAGTATTCCTCCGCGTATTACGGACCCTTCAGGGAAGCTCTCGACTCAGCGCCGCGTGCCGCTGGCAGCAAGCCGATCCCCAAAAACAAAGACACCTATCAGATGGATCCCGCCAATGCTCGGGAGGCCATCACCGAAGCCCAGCTCGACGAGCAGGAGGGCGCCGACATCATGATGGTGAAGCCTGGTTTGGCCTATCTCGATATCATCCACCGCCTTCGCCAGGAATCAGAACTCCCCATCGCTGCCTACAACGTCAGTGGTGAGTATTCGATGGTCAAGGCCGCGGCGGAACGGGGCTGGATCGATGAAAAGGCCGTCGTTTTGGAGACGTTGCTGAGCTTCAAGCGCGCCGGTGCCGATCTGATTCTCACGTACCACGCCTGCGATGCAGCGGCCTGGTTGAAGGAGGCCTGA
- a CDS encoding endonuclease MutS2, with the protein MNPPVASPPIAVDLSQEADRAQQETLELLEWHRVCDHLSGFASTGMGRDAARLQPLPASLAESRTRLAETVEMAVLDDLTEGGLSFRGVQNLMPVVLRCSKGGVASGEELLAVAETLAAARRLRRQIDEPELRPVCTSLIETMVTLPELEQRLKFALEEGGRIADRASSALSALRHQWHGLRQDRRDKLQELLRRLAPSLQDSVIAERHGRPVLAVKAGAVSQVPGQVHDSSASGSTLFVEPRSVLTLGNKLVELESRIRDEERKVLAELSALVSEEASALNQLAAVLRTLDLALARGRYGRWLGGVAPQLEETKDAPFSFRGLRHPLLVWQHKRAEGPPVVPISVEVSPELRVVAITGPNTGGKTVTLKSIGLAALMARAGMLLPCAGQPSLPWCAQVLADIGDEQSLQQSLSTFSGHVKRIGRILEALQGGGAPALVLLDEVGAGTDPSEGTALATALLKALAERARLTIATTHFGELKALKYDDARFENASVAFNPETLSPTYELLWGIPGRSNALAIATRLGLDPDVLQQAKQLLAPGGDGEVNSVIRGLEEQRQRQQAAAEDAAALLARTELLHEELLQRWQKQKQQTAQRQEQGRQRLEQSIRKGQKEVRTLIRRLRDERADGETARRAGQRLRTLEDHHRPTPERGAPKPGWRPAVGDRVRLLALGKAADVLAITDDGLQLTVRCGVMRTTVDLVAVESLDGRKPEPPPKPVVKVQTRSASGAGAQVRTSRNTVDVRGLRVHEAEAAVEERLRSANGPVWVIHGIGTGKLKRGLRSWLDTVPYVERVTDAEQGDGGPGCSVVWVR; encoded by the coding sequence ATGAACCCCCCGGTGGCATCCCCTCCAATTGCAGTTGACTTGAGTCAAGAGGCGGACCGGGCTCAGCAGGAAACACTCGAACTGCTGGAGTGGCACCGGGTTTGTGACCATCTCAGCGGCTTTGCGAGCACCGGCATGGGTCGTGATGCTGCGCGGCTACAGCCGTTGCCGGCCAGCCTGGCGGAGTCGAGAACACGCCTGGCCGAGACCGTTGAAATGGCGGTGCTTGATGACCTCACTGAAGGGGGTCTCAGCTTTCGCGGGGTTCAGAACCTGATGCCGGTGGTGCTGCGCTGCAGCAAAGGGGGTGTGGCTTCCGGGGAGGAGCTTTTGGCCGTGGCGGAAACATTGGCAGCGGCCCGTCGTCTGCGCCGTCAGATCGACGAGCCCGAGCTGCGCCCGGTTTGCACCAGCCTGATTGAAACCATGGTGACGCTGCCGGAGTTGGAGCAGCGGCTCAAATTTGCCCTAGAGGAGGGTGGTCGTATTGCCGATCGTGCCAGCTCTGCGTTGTCGGCGCTTCGGCATCAATGGCATGGTCTCCGCCAGGATCGTCGAGACAAGCTGCAGGAGTTGCTGCGGCGCTTGGCCCCATCCCTGCAGGACAGTGTGATCGCCGAGCGTCATGGCCGTCCGGTTCTGGCGGTGAAGGCCGGTGCGGTGAGCCAGGTGCCGGGTCAGGTTCACGACAGTTCGGCCTCAGGCAGCACCCTCTTTGTGGAACCCCGCTCGGTGCTCACCCTCGGCAACAAGCTGGTGGAGCTGGAATCCCGCATCCGGGATGAGGAACGCAAGGTGTTGGCGGAGCTGAGCGCTCTGGTGTCGGAGGAAGCCTCTGCTCTCAACCAACTGGCAGCCGTGCTGCGAACCCTTGATCTTGCTTTGGCTCGTGGGCGCTACGGCCGCTGGCTTGGAGGTGTGGCTCCCCAGCTTGAGGAGACAAAGGACGCTCCCTTCAGCTTCAGAGGTCTCAGGCATCCCCTGTTGGTTTGGCAGCACAAACGGGCGGAAGGGCCTCCGGTGGTTCCGATTTCTGTGGAGGTATCGCCGGAGCTGCGGGTGGTTGCGATCACTGGGCCGAACACGGGTGGCAAGACGGTCACTCTGAAAAGCATCGGTCTCGCTGCACTGATGGCGCGCGCCGGCATGCTCTTGCCCTGTGCGGGGCAACCTTCATTGCCCTGGTGTGCTCAGGTGCTGGCGGATATCGGTGATGAACAATCCCTGCAGCAGAGCCTGTCCACCTTCAGTGGTCATGTGAAGCGAATTGGGCGCATCCTGGAGGCATTGCAGGGGGGTGGTGCTCCCGCTCTGGTGCTGCTGGATGAGGTGGGTGCCGGAACGGATCCCAGCGAGGGAACGGCCTTGGCCACGGCTTTGCTCAAGGCTCTTGCTGAACGAGCCCGACTCACGATCGCAACCACTCATTTCGGTGAACTCAAGGCCCTGAAATACGACGACGCTCGTTTTGAGAATGCCTCTGTGGCCTTCAACCCTGAAACGCTGTCTCCCACGTATGAATTGCTGTGGGGAATTCCTGGACGCAGCAATGCGCTGGCGATCGCGACGCGGTTGGGCCTTGACCCCGACGTCCTTCAGCAGGCGAAGCAGCTCCTAGCTCCTGGAGGTGATGGTGAGGTGAACAGTGTGATTCGCGGCTTGGAGGAGCAACGTCAGCGCCAGCAGGCCGCGGCGGAAGACGCGGCAGCACTGCTGGCCCGCACCGAGCTTCTGCACGAGGAGTTGCTGCAGCGCTGGCAGAAGCAAAAGCAGCAGACAGCGCAACGCCAGGAGCAGGGCCGTCAGCGGTTAGAGCAGTCGATCCGTAAAGGGCAGAAAGAGGTCCGCACGCTGATTCGCCGGCTTCGTGATGAGCGTGCCGATGGGGAAACCGCCCGGAGGGCTGGCCAACGGCTCCGCACATTGGAAGACCATCACCGCCCGACCCCTGAACGGGGTGCACCCAAGCCGGGGTGGCGTCCGGCGGTGGGTGATCGCGTGCGGTTGTTGGCTCTTGGCAAAGCTGCGGATGTCTTAGCCATTACCGATGACGGCCTTCAACTCACGGTCCGTTGCGGGGTGATGCGCACCACGGTGGATCTCGTTGCTGTGGAGAGTCTTGATGGTCGCAAGCCTGAGCCGCCCCCTAAGCCTGTGGTGAAGGTGCAAACTCGTTCTGCAAGCGGCGCTGGTGCGCAGGTGCGCACCAGCCGCAACACTGTGGATGTGCGTGGCCTGCGGGTGCATGAGGCCGAAGCGGCGGTCGAAGAACGCCTCCGCAGCGCCAATGGCCCGGTGTGGGTGATCCATGGCATCGGAACGGGCAAGCTCAAGCGTGGCCTGCGCAGTTGGCTGGATACGGTGCCTTACGTGGAACGGGTGACGGATGCCGAACAGGGGGACGGCGGACCGGGGTGCAGTGTTGTCTGGGTGCGGTGA
- a CDS encoding aspartoacylase — MTSCGVLVVAGTHGNEVNAPWLLQQWQANPDLIDAAGLLVQRVIGNPEALHRRCRYVDRDLNRCFLPDLLDRETSGLEFQRAGELLRLHGFNGEQPCAVALDLHSTTAAMGNSLVVYGRRPADLALAALVQEALGLPIYLHEADAQQTGFLVECWPCGLVIEVGPVPQGVLNAKIVEQTRLGLETCLRALDQVRQGSARLPGALVVHRHLGSRDLPKGEDGEPLALVHPELQGRDWQSIASSQAMFRAADGTDHGELWVDGEIPVFVNEAAYAEKSIAFSFTRREVWPVEEAWLPALQQLLCPAQPQAQTPLPS; from the coding sequence ATGACCAGCTGTGGCGTTCTGGTGGTGGCCGGCACCCATGGGAATGAGGTGAATGCCCCCTGGTTGCTGCAGCAGTGGCAGGCCAACCCTGATCTGATTGATGCGGCTGGGCTGCTGGTGCAGAGGGTGATCGGCAACCCCGAGGCGTTGCACCGTCGCTGCCGCTACGTCGATCGCGACCTCAACCGCTGTTTTCTCCCGGATCTGTTGGATCGGGAGACCTCTGGATTGGAATTCCAGCGAGCAGGCGAACTCCTTCGGCTGCATGGCTTCAACGGAGAGCAACCGTGTGCCGTGGCACTTGATCTGCACAGCACCACAGCAGCCATGGGCAATTCACTGGTGGTTTACGGGCGTCGGCCTGCCGATCTTGCCCTCGCCGCTCTGGTTCAGGAGGCTCTCGGCCTGCCGATCTATCTGCATGAAGCGGATGCCCAGCAGACTGGTTTCCTGGTGGAATGCTGGCCCTGCGGACTGGTGATTGAGGTTGGCCCCGTGCCTCAAGGTGTCCTGAACGCCAAGATCGTTGAGCAGACCCGTCTTGGCTTGGAAACCTGCCTAAGGGCCTTGGACCAGGTTCGTCAGGGATCTGCCCGGCTTCCGGGTGCTCTTGTGGTGCATCGACACTTGGGGAGTCGCGATCTTCCGAAGGGCGAGGATGGTGAACCGCTTGCCCTTGTTCATCCCGAGCTTCAAGGGCGCGACTGGCAGAGCATCGCTTCTTCGCAGGCCATGTTCAGAGCTGCGGACGGGACGGATCACGGTGAGCTCTGGGTTGATGGCGAGATCCCGGTGTTTGTGAACGAAGCGGCCTATGCCGAAAAAAGCATCGCCTTTTCCTTCACGCGCCGCGAGGTCTGGCCTGTAGAGGAAGCCTGGCTGCCGGCATTGCAGCAGCTGTTGTGCCCAGCTCAACCACAGGCCCAGACACCCTTGCCCTCTTGA
- the cgtA gene encoding Obg family GTPase CgtA — MQFIDQARITVRGGRGGDGIAAFRREKYVPAGGPSGGDGGNGAPVVLEADSNLQTLLDFKYKRLFAADDGRRGGPNKCTGASGKDLVIKVPCGTEVRHLRTGILLGDLTTPGERLTVAFGGRGGLGNAHYLSNRNRAPEKFTEGREGEEWPLQLELKLLAEVGIIGLPNAGKSTLIAVLSAARPKIADYPFTTLVPNLGVVRRPSGDGTVFADIPGLIEGAAQGAGLGHDFLRHIERTRLLIHLVDAGAEDPVADLHVVEQELEAYGHGLVDRPRLLAINKQELVLEEDLPKLLKDLETASGRPVLSISAAMGANLDQLLASTWAELGV; from the coding sequence GTGCAGTTCATCGATCAGGCACGGATCACGGTCCGAGGTGGGCGCGGCGGCGACGGTATCGCTGCTTTCCGCCGAGAAAAGTACGTGCCTGCTGGAGGTCCCTCCGGCGGTGACGGCGGCAATGGGGCACCTGTGGTCCTTGAGGCCGACAGCAACCTGCAAACTCTGCTCGATTTCAAATACAAACGCCTGTTCGCTGCCGATGACGGTCGGCGTGGTGGTCCGAACAAGTGCACCGGCGCCTCGGGAAAGGATCTGGTGATCAAGGTGCCTTGCGGCACCGAAGTCCGACACCTGCGGACCGGCATCCTTCTTGGTGATCTCACGACTCCGGGCGAGCGTCTCACCGTCGCTTTCGGTGGCCGTGGTGGTCTGGGCAATGCCCACTACCTCAGCAATCGCAACCGTGCGCCTGAGAAATTCACTGAGGGCCGTGAGGGTGAGGAATGGCCCCTGCAGCTGGAACTCAAGTTGCTTGCTGAGGTGGGCATTATTGGTCTTCCCAATGCCGGAAAGAGCACCTTGATCGCCGTGCTGTCTGCTGCGCGACCCAAGATTGCCGATTACCCCTTCACCACGTTGGTTCCGAACCTTGGTGTTGTGCGCCGACCCAGTGGGGATGGAACTGTTTTCGCCGATATTCCGGGGCTCATTGAAGGGGCTGCCCAGGGTGCAGGTCTTGGGCATGATTTTCTGCGTCACATCGAGCGCACCCGCCTGCTGATCCACTTGGTTGACGCCGGTGCTGAGGATCCTGTGGCTGACCTGCACGTTGTCGAGCAGGAGTTAGAGGCCTATGGCCATGGCCTCGTCGATCGACCGCGTTTGTTGGCGATTAACAAGCAGGAGCTGGTCTTAGAGGAGGATCTTCCCAAGCTTCTCAAGGATCTTGAAACAGCGAGCGGTCGCCCTGTGTTGAGCATTTCCGCTGCAATGGGAGCCAACCTTGATCAGTTGCTGGCATCCACTTGGGCGGAGCTCGGGGTTTGA
- a CDS encoding glutathione S-transferase C-terminal domain-containing protein yields MSIPPVVVSAARCGWRWQWQRLMGGLGPADTGGNYTRPSSDPLPPPTLNREELLQRSPTQRPLLVIGRSCPWAHRTWLVHQLRNLQDSVNLLVATADHNAGRWALNPAWEGCDTLLALYRHCGAPPTYRATVPVLVDPKTRTLLGNDSAPLVELLNRWPIKGSVIDLAPPETADRIEAWQALLQPAVNDGVYRCGFARNQAAYDRAEADLFAALDTVEQSLEINGPWLCGTTLSLADVRLFPTLIRWELVYAPLFGCSRRPLWHYPNLWHWRQRLYALPGIADTCDGNAWRQDYFGALFPLNPGGIVPAGPDLSTLVNSTAPSG; encoded by the coding sequence ATGTCGATCCCACCTGTTGTGGTCAGTGCCGCCCGTTGCGGCTGGCGATGGCAATGGCAACGGCTCATGGGTGGGCTGGGGCCAGCCGATACCGGAGGCAATTACACCCGCCCGAGCAGCGATCCGCTCCCCCCACCGACCCTGAACCGCGAGGAGCTGCTCCAACGCAGCCCAACTCAACGCCCTCTCCTCGTGATCGGGCGCAGTTGTCCCTGGGCGCATCGCACCTGGTTGGTGCATCAGTTGCGAAATCTTCAAGACAGCGTCAACCTCCTGGTCGCGACAGCGGATCACAACGCCGGGCGCTGGGCGCTCAACCCTGCCTGGGAAGGCTGCGACACGCTTCTAGCGCTGTACCGGCACTGCGGCGCACCACCGACCTACCGGGCCACCGTTCCTGTTCTGGTGGACCCCAAGACCCGCACCCTGCTGGGCAACGACAGTGCTCCACTGGTGGAGCTGTTGAACCGCTGGCCGATCAAAGGCTCAGTCATCGACCTCGCACCGCCGGAGACGGCCGACAGGATCGAGGCCTGGCAAGCCCTGCTGCAACCAGCGGTGAATGACGGTGTTTACCGCTGTGGTTTCGCCCGCAATCAAGCGGCCTACGACCGCGCCGAAGCCGATCTCTTCGCTGCCCTCGATACGGTGGAGCAGAGCCTGGAGATCAACGGCCCATGGCTGTGTGGCACAACATTGAGCCTGGCGGATGTGCGGCTGTTCCCCACACTGATCCGCTGGGAGCTGGTCTACGCACCACTGTTTGGCTGTAGTCGGCGCCCGCTCTGGCACTACCCGAACCTCTGGCATTGGCGACAACGGCTGTACGCCTTGCCTGGCATCGCCGACACCTGCGACGGCAACGCTTGGCGGCAGGACTATTTCGGCGCCTTATTTCCCCTCAATCCCGGTGGGATCGTTCCAGCCGGTCCAGACCTGAGCACACTGGTAAACAGCACGGCTCCGTCGGGATGA